The Candidatus Berkiella aquae sequence ATATCAGTCATATTGCGCCCAATACGGTAGAACGTAAGTATTATAAAATATCAACCGATCGACATGGTTTTATTGGTCCTTCAGAGATCCACACCAATCCAGATATTAAAATTGTCTTTTTGGGTGGCTCAACCACCGAATGTTTATATATGCAAGAACAGGAACGTTTCCCTTATTTAGTGGGACGCCAATTAGAAAAATCGTTAGCGAAAAAAGTAAACACTTATAACGGTGGAGTTTCGGCGAATGAGTCGATGCATTCTCTCAATATTTTGATGAATAAAGTGTTACCGATGAAACCACAAATAGTGGTTTTTATGCACAACATTAACGACTTGGTTATTTTGCGATCTCAAGGCACTTATTGGTATGAGAATTCATTAAAAAGTCATGTACAAAGTAAAAAGACATTATTAACGCGTTATGAATTTCCAGAAAATCACCATGAAGCCACTGAATCTGATTTAATGGCAGAGTTTAGTAGAAATTTACGAACGTTTATTGCGATTTGCCGAATTCGAGATATTCAACCCATATTAATGACTCAAGCAAACCGAGTGGAAAATGATGCACTTTATCATCGTTTTAATGAGATCATTCGCGAGGTGGGCAAACAAGAACAAGTGAAGGTGATTGATTTAGCCACAGCAATCCCCAAAGAAACCGATTACCTTTACGATTCTTATCATTACACGGCGAAAGGCGCAGCATTAGCTGCTAATACTATCGCCGAACAATTACAAAAGGTTTTATCGTGATCTTCCTTTTGATACACGGCTCATGGCATGGCGCCTGGTGCTGGGAGAAGGTGAAGCCATTATTGGAACTTGCTGGGCACCAGGTATTAGCGCCTGATTTACCAGGACACGGAGAAGATAAGACACCGTTAGAGGGTATTACTTTACGGAGCTATGTAGATTGTATTGCGAACCGCTTAAAAACATTAGATGAACCCGCTATTTTAGTTGGCCACAGTATGGCAGGTATGGTGATCTCACAGGTAGCTGAATATTTTCCGGAAAAAATAAGGGCTTCAGTTTATATCGCAGGTTTTATGCCACAAAATGGTGAATCTTTATTGTCGCTGGCCCGCTTGCAAAAATTGAATAAAATCACGGCCAATATTCGTAGTGTGCCGCAAGAGAACGCGATTTATTTTCCTCTAGAAATGATGGAACATTTTGCTTACAACACCTGTCCAGAGGGCGTTTTTTCACGTCTTGAAGGAAGATTTTGTGTTGAGCCTTATCTGCCTTATGTCACGCCTGTATGTATTACCCGTGAACGTTATGGTCAAGTGCCACGGGTTTATATTTTGTGCGAGGAAGATAAAGCCGTTCTCTTATCTTCTCAGCAAAGAATGCTGAAGCATTCTCCCTGCAATGCCTTTACGTTAGCTTGCGATCATTCTCCTTTTTATTCTGATCCTGAAGGTTTAGTTGAATTGCTTCTGAAGCTCACCTAAGCTGACAAACCAGAATACTGCACTAAACTTCCTTTACAGACAGCCAATTCTATCTTATAAGTTAATTAGTTTACAAAGCTCTAGTTCAAGGACCGAACATGGCTATTGTGAGAAGTTGGCCGATGACGGCCGTGATTTTAACAGGATGTTTTGTCACGGCGCCTTTATCTTGTTTCGCTAAACATCAATCTTTACGCGAAAGAATACTTGATTTCAAAAGCATGCCTTTTGCACATTGGCATACTTCAGAGGCAGCCAAGTTAAGCCATCCGATCTTTCAATATTTATATGCAGAACCCTTCATTGAGCAACCGTTTAAAGATCCAGCGATTCTTTCATTACAAGCGTACAAAGAGCGGTTACGTGGATTTGTCGCCTATGAATTTTCGCAGGATTTTCGAGTTGGTTTAAACAGCTTTAAAGCTGGACCTCTCGAACAAGCGGATTGGGAAGTCCTATCATTACAGCCAGAGTTACAACCTCGATCACCGGATGTTGCAAAATCTCGCGGTTATGGCATTTCATTTACAGTTAAATTAGATTAGTGGAACTTCTTTCAGGGTTTAGGCTTGCTGGGAGGAGGGGCTTTCGGTTGAGGATCTTTCGGTTTATTCATAATTTCGAGAATACTGCGAGTTAAGGGATCGGTTGTAGGCTGATCATCGCTATTGTTTTGCTTGCTCATGTCCTTTTGCTGATTTCTTTTGGTTTGAAACCAGAAGGTTACATTTCCTACCCATGAGCTAATTCGGCTCATTTCCCCTCCGCATCGGTTAGCCTAAGTTAATAGTCTAACACCTGAGTTAGAAAAGTGTCCAAAAAAATATCGGTAATAAAAGGTGCAAATGCAGGAAAATAGGGATAGGGACGATTAGAAACTTAATTTTGCAGCTTGTTTACGATGTTGTTCTGCGGCTATCTGCTCTTGTGCTTCTAAACGCTTTGTTTGTTCGATAATTGCATGTAAACGTTTTTGATGGAGCAATTGATGGTTTTCAGCAGGAAGAGCGGCAAAATAATCGCTGTCGCAAAGCGGCTTACCGGGTGCACGACGATCTCGCATTAAAGGATCATTAGCGTCACGAATAGTTTCAAAAGCAGCAAAGCGATCTTCGGCGATGGTTAATCCCGTAAAATTTGAACTCGTTGTTACTTTATATGACATTAATAAAACCTAAGCTGATAATGGCAATCGATAATGCATGGATCCCATCATAAGAATATTTGTAAAAAAGGGTAGCGTTTATCGACTGAGGGGCGAATTTATCAGATGAATAGCACGAATGGTAGTGCAACAAAAAATTCTTTCCCATTTGTCCTCAGGCGTTGTTGTCTTCATTCACTCTCAGCAGTCATGTGCTAAATGCACACTCCTGCTGTTCGTGAACTTGACGCCTAGCCTGAGAACAAATGATTAAAGAATTTTAAAGTTAGCTTACGCCTATCTCGTAACAGTCATGTACCTTATGTACATTCCTGTTACTCGAAGGTTTGGCGCCTCGTCTAAAGCTAAACTAGCTCGAATATTTAATAGGTTACACGCCTACTGTTCGTGAACTTGACGCCTAGCCTGAGAAATAGTTTGGATTTTAACTGAACTTACTCTGGGGCACCGCATCCCTTCTCCCGTTTTACGGGAGAAGGTGGCCAAAGATCAGATGAGGGAGAAGAAACTAATTAATCTGTGTTGCAATGCCATCAACCATTTTAGCCCAAGAAAGATTGCGGACTATTTGGTTATTATTACCAAGATGTAAATTGCCGGTTGCGCCTGCATAGTTGCCTCGGCCTTGTAAAACACGAATTTGATTGGTGAGGTTATAAGCATCGTAACCCATTGCAAAAAGACGACCGTATTGATCAGAGTGTTCTTCGCCATCACGGTTTAATAATTGACGCAAGCTTGCGCCTTTATTAGCGTCTAATAACCAAGGCATATCACAGAACACCACACCATTAACATCGCGATCGCTTCTTGGATTTTGGCTACCACTATAGATGCTGGAAGTGGCTAACACAGGCACATCTTCTGCATAGTAAAAATCAAATAAAGGTTTTAATTGGCGCGCTTGCGCAGGGGGAGCTGCCATCACAATCACATCCACATCTTGGCGACGTGCTTTGAATTCTACTTTTTCCTTGAGCAAATTCTTGATGTCATTGGCGCGTTTTTGGCTCTCATCAATTCCTAATAATCGTCTTACGGCTGCTGCCTGATCTTGACTAGGATTGGCAAAGACACTACGAATAATCTTTCCGCCAAGTTGTTGCCAACGGGCATTAAATGCACCTGCCGTACGTTTTCCCCAAGCATTATCGGGTACCACAATGCTAGCGCTGCGATACCCTTTTTCCCAAGCACGTTCAGCAATTTGTTCTGCTTCGGTTTCTGGGGCAAGTGTATACATCACAAAATTAGCGGGTGCTTGATATAACTCAGGATGGTTATTTAAAGCGAGCACAGGGACTTGTAGTTGTCTTCCCATGCGGCCTATTCGTAACACATCTTCTTTAGAGAGTGGGCCCACGATGAAATCAGCACCTTCTTGAATCGCTGTTTCATAAACTCGTTGAACATCGCCACGAGTGGTATCATAAACCCGAATATTTGGTTTATGTTGCATTGGATTGGCATAGTAACCTGCGAGGAAACCTTCACGAATTGCAACTCCCGCTTCTGCATGTTGGCCAGTTAAGGGCAGCAAAATAGCAATTTGGCGTATTTCATGTGATAAACGCTCACGGGGTGCGTATTCTCTGCGGTTGGTTTCTCGTTGTTCAACAACGTCTTCTTTATCAGTATGCTTATTGAAGAAGCCAAATCCATAGGCATTGAAACAAGTTAGAAAACTTATAATTAATACCAGCAATGCGCGCTGAAGATGATTTGTTTTTCTCATAGTATTTAACATTTCCCCTAAGGACATTCCTGATGCAAAAGATGGGTAAACTTTACGTCGTTGCTACCCCAATTGGCAACCTTACTGATTTAAGTCAAAGAGCACAAGATGTATTAAGTCAAGTGACTTGGATTGCTGCGGAGGATACCCGTCATAGTTTAGGCTTATTACAACATTTAGGGATTGCAACGCCATTAGTATCCTATCACGAACATAATGAACGAGAGCGTTCTTTAGCCTTAATTGAGAAACTAATGTCCGGTGAGGATGGCGCCTTAATTAGTGATGCAGGCACACCGTTAATCAGCGATCCAGGCTATCATTTAGTGCAAAAGGCGCATGAAGCGGGTATTCAGGTGGTACCGATTCCTGGGGCATGTGCTGCCATTGCTGCCCTAAGTGCCTCCGGGTTAGCCAGTGCAAAATTTTTATTTGAAGGCTTTTTACCTGCAAAATCTGGGCGTCGCAAGCGTTTAGCACAATTAAAAGATTTTCCTGCCACCGTGATTTTTTATGAAGCGCCTCATCGTGTGTTAGAACTACTAGAAGAATGCTGTGATGAGATTGGCAGAGAGCGCTCTGCTTGCCTTGCAAAAGAAATCACCAAAAAATTTGAAACGATCTATTCAAGCTCATTAGAAAATATTTTAGCGCGCGTACGGCAAGGTGAGATCCCGTTAAAAGGGGAGTTTGTTCTAATGATTGCGCCCCCCGCAGAAAAACCCGAATCTTTATCGGAAGTTGCTGAGCAGATCCGAATCTTACAAATTCTTATGGCGGAACTTCCGATGAAACAAGCGGTACAATTGGCTGTAAAGCTCACAGGGCATCCAAAAAATGCTCTTTATGAGTTAGCACTTGAGATCCAGGGAAAAAAATAGCCGTGCAAGGTATCTGCTTATGTCACCCATTTATCCTTCGTTAGGGGAAAATAGGTGACAAAAAAAGATTAAATTCAATATGATGACACATAAATAAATCATTTAATGAGAAAATATGTGGCATATAAACACACAGAAATATCTAAGAGTATGGTTTAGCCAAGAATCTCATATTTTTTTAGATATTGAAAATCAATATCGTTTAGTTGGAATACGACAATTACATGAGGCAGCTGATTTTACATTCATTTATAGTTCAGTTTGTTTATCTAACAAAGCGAATCGCGAACTAACCTTCTTTTGTCAACAAAATAATATAAACTCCATTAATTTCGATACCGATATTCGTCAAATGCTGGAACATCGCTTTGATGTAAAACTCTACGAATATATTCAAAAAGAGTTGTCACTGTTTTGTCATGGTTCGAATAAAGATCTTTTTGCAGCAATGCAGTGTGTACCACTCATATTACCAGTCAGTGAAAAATTTGGTATTTTTTCAAATTTTCAAAGTAGCATCGATTTTAGGCATGTACCAAAAATAATGAAAGTATTGGCACCCATTTTATTGCCTCATGAAAATATATCAAAAATGGGGGTTATAACCGATCCAAACGTCAATAATAATCTGCTGATGATGGCTATTGATGAAGATAATCCTGATATTCTGTGTGTTGAAGCCACGAATACCATGCGACAACTTCAAGAACAATTGATCAATACCTATTCGCAAAATAATGATTTATCGATTTCATTATCTAAAATAGGGTTCTTGAGGCAGAAGCCGCAGGATAAGATAGAAATCGTTCATGAGATCACAAACGACCATCATCATTGCATCACGCACGCCATTAAAAGCAATTTAATCGATCACATCAATCTTCCCGACAATTTCCCGCTGATTTATCATGATGACATATGAGTATTAGGGGCGATAAAAAATTAGCTTGCTAATTTAAAGGAGAGTCCCTATCCTTGCTGGCTTGAGAGTTGGCTAGACAATCGCTGGATCGGCTTGCCGGTCTGGAGGAAAGTCCGGGCTCCATAGGGTAAAGTGCCAGGTAACGCCTGGGGGGTGAAAGCCCACGGAAAGTGCAACAGAAAGTAAACCGCCTGACATATTTTTATGTTCGGTAAGGGTGAAAGGGTGCGGTAAGAGCGCACCGCGTCGGTGGTAACATCGTACGGCACGGCAAACCCCACTCGGAGCAAGACCAAATAGGGATCCATGGGTGCGACCCGCACTGGATCCGGGTAGGTTGCTTGAGGTATGCGGTGACGCATATCCCAGAGGAATGGTTGTCCACGACAGAACCCGGCTTATCGGCTGACTCTCAATTTTCCCTCAAATATTTCTAGCTAATCCTTAGCGCTCTTGGCAAAATAGCCGCTTTGTTTTTCAATTTGTTTGAAATGTAACTATTACCATTTGGAAAATGTTAGTGTGTAGACTTTCCTTGACAGATGTTGCGTGGCACACCTATAGTGTGTTTAAGTGGATCATTGTGGGTAAAAGTGGGCTAGCTTGGAGTTCATGTCACCATGTTTAGGGGAGTTAGTGAACTATCACTTGATGATAAGGGGCGGATTGCTATCCCAGCTCGCTATCGAGATCTACTCCAAATAGAATCACAGGGTCAATGTGTTACCACGATTGATACTGAAGAATGTTGCCTTCTCATTTATCCCATACAAGCTTGGGAACAAATCGAAAAACAAATCGAAGCATTACCGAGTTTTGATAAAGCAGCAAGACGCGTGCAGCGGTTATTAATTGGGCATGCAACAGAATCACAAATTGATAGTCATGGTCGGCTTCTTGTCCCTCCTCCATTGCGTAGCTATGCCAGACTGCAAAAAGAGGTTGTTTTGATAGGACAGGGCCGAAAATTTGAATTATGGGATGCGAACGAGTGGAACGTTTCGCGAGACCGTTGGATACAAGGAGCAGACGACAAGCAAGCCTTGCCAAATAGTCTGTTAACAATATCATTATGACCGCAATCACACATTATCCCGTCATGCTAGACGAGGTCATTACCGCTTTACAAATTAAACCTGATGGGATTTATATCGATGGTACTTTTGGCCGAGGGGGCCATAGCCAAGTTATTTTATCGCAGCTGGGTCCAAAAGGTCGGTTGTTAGTACTCGATAAAGATCCTGATGCCATTGCGCATGCGAAAGAACATATCCAAGATGAACGTTTAGAGTGTCATCATGCGTGTTTTAGCGAACTATGGCGCATTGTAAAAGCGCAAAATCTTGTTGGCAAAATTGATGGTATTTTACTCGATTTAGGGGTTTCTTCACCGCAGCTTGATGTCGGTGAACGCGGTTTTAGCTTTATGCGCGATGGCCCACTTGATATGCGGATGGATCCAACGCGTGGTATTTCAGCCAGTGAATGGTTAAAACATGCAGCTGCTGAAGATATTACTAAAGTACTTTATGAATATGGTGAAGAGTCATTTGCTAAAAAAATCGCGCACAAGATTTGCACGACTCGCACCCAAACCCCTATTGAAACCACAAAACAATTAGCAAGTTTAGTGGCAGAGTGCGTGTTTGTTAAAAAACATCAAAAACATCCTGCTACCAAAACTTTTCAAGCAATCCGTATTTTTATTAATCAGGAAATGCAGGCGATTGATGAAGCATTAAATAATTGTCAGGAGCTACTTGCCTATCAAGGTAGATTAGCCGTTATTAGTTTTCATTCATTAGAAGATCGAAAAATTAAGCAGTTTTTTCGTCGAATATCCAAAGTTCAATTACCAAAGGGCATTGCAATTCCTGAAAAAGATTTGCAAGCACCTTTTAAGTGGGTCGTCAAAAGACAACGACCGCAAGAAGAGGAATTAGAACGTAATCAACGTGCCCGTAGTGCCACGTTACGAGTAGCCGAAAAAGCCTTAATGAGTTAATGCAGGGAAAGCAGCTCATGCAAAAAAATCGGGTAGAGTGGATAAAACAACTCTCAATAGCCGTTATCAGTACGCTGGTGTTTTCATCCGCAATCGGTGTTGTGTATTGCAAACATCAAAGTCGTCAATTGTTTACAAAGTTACAAAATTTACAACAAGACATAGAATCTTTGCAGGTTGAATGGAGTCAACTCCTGCTAGAACAAGGGACATGGGCAGCTGACGCTCGAGTTGAACATGTAGCGAGAGAACGTCTACAAATGCACTTACCTGAACCCAGGGAAGTCGTGGTGATCAAGGAATGAAACTGACAACAGGCCATGAATATCGCTTACGTCAATGGTCCTTAATGCTGCTTGGTTTAGCAGGGATAGGACTATTGCTTTGGCGTTTGGTCATGTTACAAATCATTGATAAACACTATTTGCAAAGCCAAGGAGATGCTCGCACGATTCGGACGGTTCCTTTGATGGCCAAGCGCGGGTTGATAACCGATCGTCGTGGTGAGCCTTTAGCGATTAGTACGCCTGTCAAATCGGTCTGGGTTGTTCCCACTAAAGCCAATGTCGAGCATCCTGATTGGGGTAAATTGGCTCACTTGTTAGAGATGAATCCTGCCCATATCACGCAAAAAATTGTGCAAAAAAAAGATAAACAGTTTGTCTATCTTAAGCGGCATATTTCTCCCATGTTAGGCAAAAAAATTGAAGCTTTAAATATTCCTGGTGTTCATTTACAAACAGAATACCAACGTTTTTATCCAACCGGTGAAGTTTCTGCGCATATTATTGGTACCACCGATGTTGATCATAACGGTGCACAAGGCTTAGAACTGGGTTTTAACGAACTGTTAGCTGGCGAAAGTGGACATTATCGGGTTTTAAAAGATGCGGTGGGTCAAAAAGTTGAAAGCGTTGCAGGTAAAAAACAAGTCATTAGCGGCCAGGATGTTGTGTTAAGTATTGATAACCGTATTCAATATTTAGCTTATCGTGAATTACTGGCAGCGGTAAAAAAGCACGATGCAATAGGCGGTTCTATCGTGGTTTTAGATGTTAAAACCGGTGAAGTTTTAGCGATGGCCAATCAGCCTTCTTTTAACCCTAATATGCATTATCAAACTGTCGATCATCGTTTTCGTAATCGTGCGGTGACCGATCAATTTGAACCTGGCTCTGTTTTGAAAAGTTTTAGTGTTGCTAATATTTTAGCAAGTGGCAAATATGATTCTTATACCGAAGTCGACACGAATCCGGGATGGATGAGAGTATCCGGTAAAGTCGTACGTGATGGTAAAAATTATGGGGTATTAGATTTAAGTCATGTGATTCAAAAATCAAGCAATGTGGGTATTGCTAAACTGACTTTAGAATTACCACCACAAACCCTTTATGAAACGCTGCGCAAGGTCGGTTTTGGCCAGCGTACTACCAGTGGATTTCCGGGGGAAAGCTCAGGGTATCTTTCTGCCAAAGTAACCCATAATCCTTTTGTCTTAGCCACCGTTTCTTTTGGCTATGGTATTTCAGTCACCCCTTTACAGCTGGCTCAAGCGTATGCGGTCTTAGCTGATGGGGGACGTAAACACCCCGTTTCGTTTGTCAAAATAGATCCAAGCCGAGTCAGCGAAGAGCAGGTATTTGAGCCACATATCGCTCAAGCTGTGAATAAAATGTTACAATCTTCCATTACCGAGGGGACAGGTTACCGCGCACGGGTGCCAGGCTACCATGTTGCTGGTAAGACCGGCACAGTAAGGAAGGTAAGTCAGCATGGTTACTCTGATGATAGTCATGTCGCTGTTTTTGCAGGGTTTGCGCCGGTTGAGGATCCTAAAGTAGCGATTGTCGTGATGGTCGATGATCCAAAGTCTGGGCGGTATTATGGTGGTGAAGTGGCAGCGCCGGTATTCGCCAATGTGATGTTTGGTGCACTGCGTATGTTGCAAATTCCACCACACAGTTATGTGCAAAGTTAATGATGGCAAACAAGATGAAATTAACAGAATTGTTACAAGGCTGGGTTAAGTGCGATGACGATAACATATTGATTGGTGGATTAACACTCAATACTCGACATTTAAAACCCGGTGATTTATTTATTGCTATCAAAGGTCTGCATTTTGATGGTCGTGCTTATTTATCAGAAGCAATATCTCAAGGCGCTAGTGCGATTTTATGCGAAGCGCAAGGGCTGGAGACCTTCTTACCTAAAACAGCATATTCTATTCCTATTATCCCCGTGACAAATTTAGAAAGTTTTCTTGGGAAATTAGCAAAACGTTTTTATGCTGACCCAAGTCAAGAACTTGATGTGATTGGTGTCACAGGTACCAATGGTAAAACCACCTCGACTTATGTGTTAGCGCAGGCTTTAACGCGTTTGCGCAAACCCTGTGCTGTGATGGGGACATTGGGATATGGTTTTATTCCTGAACTCACCGATTGTGCCTTGACGACACCGGATGCTATTTCTTTACAAAAATATTTATACGAACTGAAAAACAAAAGTGCTAAAGCAGTGGCGATGGAGGTTTCCTCGCATGGGCTGATGCAAAACCGCGTCAATTCTTTAGAAATTAAAAGTGCTTTATTTACCAACTTAACGCAAGATCACCTAGATTATCATGGCACCATGGAAGCTTATGGGAAAGCCAAACAAAAACTATTTCAATTTCCCAGTTTGACTCGAGCAGTTATCAATGCCGATTCGCCTTATGCGGATAAAATGCTACGGGCGATTTCGCGTCAAATTCCCGTTGCAAGCTATACCTTGCAAAACACAATGAATGCTATTGCTTTTAAAAATACATTAACCATTTGTGTGAAGTCATTAACACAAAATCATAAAGGCATTATTGCAAAACTAGATACGCCTTGGGGCGAGGGCGTATTGCGTTCCTCGTTGCTTGGAGAATTCAATCTGAGTAATTTATTAGGTGTCTTGGCTGAGCTTTGCTTGCAAGGATTCACATTAGAAGAATCTTTACATGCGCTTAGCTTTGCCATGTGTCCACCAGGGCGCATGCAACGCATTGGTGGTATTCGTACACCGCAAATCATTATTGATTATGCTCATACGCCTGATGCGTTAGAAAAAGCACTCAAAGCGGCAAGAGATCATTGTGAACGTCGCTTGTGGTGTGTTTTTGGTTGTGGTGGCGATAGAGATAAAGATAAACGAGCAAAAATGGGCCATATTGCGGCTCAATATGCTGATCGTGTGGTGGTGACCAGTGATAATCCCCGAACGGAAGAACCGTTTGCGATTATCGATGATATTTGGCAAGGGTTAACGACACAGCAGCGTGAAAATGCAGTTCAAGAAATCGATCGTAAGAGTGCCATCGAGTATGCGATTAAACACGCGTTAGCGATCGATACGATTTTAATTGCTGGCAAAGGGCATGAAAATTATCAGATTATTGGTCATGAAACGATCCCCTTTAGTGATGCAAAATGTGCCAGCGAAATTTTAGGAGAAGAAAATACATGAAGTTATCCGTCATAGCTAAGGCATTATCTGCGAAGCACTATGGGCCGGACATGGATATGCCGAACATCGCTATTGATAGCCGTAAAATAACTGGCGGTGAATTGTTTATAGCACTTCACGGCGAAAATTTTGATGGACATGATTTTATTGAGAGTGCGTTAAAACAAGGCGCAAAAGCAGTTATTGCTGCCAAAGAACCGCAAACAGCGTTAGAAAAAAGCGTTACCTTTTTGGTTGTAAAAGATACCACGCAAGCTTTGGGTGCCTTAGGTGCGTTTTGGCGAGATCGTTTTGCGCTTGCAACGGTTGGAATAACAGGCAGCTGCGGTAAAACAACCGTTAAGGGCATGATGGAGTCAATCTGCCAACAGCAGGGAAAAACCTTAGCAACCAAAGGCAATTTTAATAACCACATTGGCTTACCCTTAACATTATTGCGTTTAGATGAAACCTATCAATATGCCGTGATTGAAATGGGAGCAAGCGGGGCCGGTGAAATTCAATATCTTGGGAAAATAGCAAAACCAAATGTGACATTGATCAC is a genomic window containing:
- the ftsL gene encoding cell division protein FtsL, translating into MQKNRVEWIKQLSIAVISTLVFSSAIGVVYCKHQSRQLFTKLQNLQQDIESLQVEWSQLLLEQGTWAADARVEHVARERLQMHLPEPREVVVIKE
- the mraZ gene encoding division/cell wall cluster transcriptional repressor MraZ gives rise to the protein MFRGVSELSLDDKGRIAIPARYRDLLQIESQGQCVTTIDTEECCLLIYPIQAWEQIEKQIEALPSFDKAARRVQRLLIGHATESQIDSHGRLLVPPPLRSYARLQKEVVLIGQGRKFELWDANEWNVSRDRWIQGADDKQALPNSLLTISL
- a CDS encoding GDSL-type esterase/lipase family protein, with the translated sequence MSENTVSVFEKHPKKTLMIALFLLSMLLYGLSSLKLFNNQYTEFESKNLKTILHQYFVGRVVENNVGRFIKLREHSPETARYERPSRNYISHIAPNTVERKYYKISTDRHGFIGPSEIHTNPDIKIVFLGGSTTECLYMQEQERFPYLVGRQLEKSLAKKVNTYNGGVSANESMHSLNILMNKVLPMKPQIVVFMHNINDLVILRSQGTYWYENSLKSHVQSKKTLLTRYEFPENHHEATESDLMAEFSRNLRTFIAICRIRDIQPILMTQANRVENDALYHRFNEIIREVGKQEQVKVIDLATAIPKETDYLYDSYHYTAKGAALAANTIAEQLQKVLS
- a CDS encoding penicillin-binding protein activator — encoded protein: MRKTNHLQRALLVLIISFLTCFNAYGFGFFNKHTDKEDVVEQRETNRREYAPRERLSHEIRQIAILLPLTGQHAEAGVAIREGFLAGYYANPMQHKPNIRVYDTTRGDVQRVYETAIQEGADFIVGPLSKEDVLRIGRMGRQLQVPVLALNNHPELYQAPANFVMYTLAPETEAEQIAERAWEKGYRSASIVVPDNAWGKRTAGAFNARWQQLGGKIIRSVFANPSQDQAAAVRRLLGIDESQKRANDIKNLLKEKVEFKARRQDVDVIVMAAPPAQARQLKPLFDFYYAEDVPVLATSSIYSGSQNPRSDRDVNGVVFCDMPWLLDANKGASLRQLLNRDGEEHSDQYGRLFAMGYDAYNLTNQIRVLQGRGNYAGATGNLHLGNNNQIVRNLSWAKMVDGIATQIN
- the rsmI gene encoding 16S rRNA (cytidine(1402)-2'-O)-methyltransferase, which encodes MQKMGKLYVVATPIGNLTDLSQRAQDVLSQVTWIAAEDTRHSLGLLQHLGIATPLVSYHEHNERERSLALIEKLMSGEDGALISDAGTPLISDPGYHLVQKAHEAGIQVVPIPGACAAIAALSASGLASAKFLFEGFLPAKSGRRKRLAQLKDFPATVIFYEAPHRVLELLEECCDEIGRERSACLAKEITKKFETIYSSSLENILARVRQGEIPLKGEFVLMIAPPAEKPESLSEVAEQIRILQILMAELPMKQAVQLAVKLTGHPKNALYELALEIQGKK
- a CDS encoding alpha/beta fold hydrolase, which codes for MIFLLIHGSWHGAWCWEKVKPLLELAGHQVLAPDLPGHGEDKTPLEGITLRSYVDCIANRLKTLDEPAILVGHSMAGMVISQVAEYFPEKIRASVYIAGFMPQNGESLLSLARLQKLNKITANIRSVPQENAIYFPLEMMEHFAYNTCPEGVFSRLEGRFCVEPYLPYVTPVCITRERYGQVPRVYILCEEDKAVLLSSQQRMLKHSPCNAFTLACDHSPFYSDPEGLVELLLKLT
- the rsmH gene encoding 16S rRNA (cytosine(1402)-N(4))-methyltransferase RsmH, which translates into the protein MTAITHYPVMLDEVITALQIKPDGIYIDGTFGRGGHSQVILSQLGPKGRLLVLDKDPDAIAHAKEHIQDERLECHHACFSELWRIVKAQNLVGKIDGILLDLGVSSPQLDVGERGFSFMRDGPLDMRMDPTRGISASEWLKHAAAEDITKVLYEYGEESFAKKIAHKICTTRTQTPIETTKQLASLVAECVFVKKHQKHPATKTFQAIRIFINQEMQAIDEALNNCQELLAYQGRLAVISFHSLEDRKIKQFFRRISKVQLPKGIAIPEKDLQAPFKWVVKRQRPQEEELERNQRARSATLRVAEKALMS
- a CDS encoding glycosyltransferase family 88 protein, with the protein product MWHINTQKYLRVWFSQESHIFLDIENQYRLVGIRQLHEAADFTFIYSSVCLSNKANRELTFFCQQNNINSINFDTDIRQMLEHRFDVKLYEYIQKELSLFCHGSNKDLFAAMQCVPLILPVSEKFGIFSNFQSSIDFRHVPKIMKVLAPILLPHENISKMGVITDPNVNNNLLMMAIDEDNPDILCVEATNTMRQLQEQLINTYSQNNDLSISLSKIGFLRQKPQDKIEIVHEITNDHHHCITHAIKSNLIDHINLPDNFPLIYHDDI
- a CDS encoding penicillin-binding transpeptidase domain-containing protein, with the protein product MKLTTGHEYRLRQWSLMLLGLAGIGLLLWRLVMLQIIDKHYLQSQGDARTIRTVPLMAKRGLITDRRGEPLAISTPVKSVWVVPTKANVEHPDWGKLAHLLEMNPAHITQKIVQKKDKQFVYLKRHISPMLGKKIEALNIPGVHLQTEYQRFYPTGEVSAHIIGTTDVDHNGAQGLELGFNELLAGESGHYRVLKDAVGQKVESVAGKKQVISGQDVVLSIDNRIQYLAYRELLAAVKKHDAIGGSIVVLDVKTGEVLAMANQPSFNPNMHYQTVDHRFRNRAVTDQFEPGSVLKSFSVANILASGKYDSYTEVDTNPGWMRVSGKVVRDGKNYGVLDLSHVIQKSSNVGIAKLTLELPPQTLYETLRKVGFGQRTTSGFPGESSGYLSAKVTHNPFVLATVSFGYGISVTPLQLAQAYAVLADGGRKHPVSFVKIDPSRVSEEQVFEPHIAQAVNKMLQSSITEGTGYRARVPGYHVAGKTGTVRKVSQHGYSDDSHVAVFAGFAPVEDPKVAIVVMVDDPKSGRYYGGEVAAPVFANVMFGALRMLQIPPHSYVQS